From the Catenulispora sp. EB89 genome, the window ACGGCGCCGATCGGCACGTTGATCCAGAACACGCTGGACCAGCCGAAGGCGTCGACCAGCGGGCCGCCGACGGCCGGGCCGAGCGCGAGTCCGAGCCCTGAGATGCCGGACCACAGGCCGATGGCGCGGGCCCGCTCGCGAGGGTCCGGGAAGGTGTTGCGGATGATCGACAGGCTGCCCGGGGTCAGCAGCGCCGCCCCGACGCCCTGGAGCATGCGGGCCGCGACCAGCTCGCCGATCGAGCCGGACAGCGCGCAGAGCATCGAGCCGAGCGTGAAGCCGACTACGCCGGTCAGGAAGACGCGCTTGCGGCCGAGGCGATCGCCGAGCGTGCCGCCGGTCAGCAGGAGCGCGGCGTAGACCAGGGAGTAGCCCTCGACGACCCACTGCAGGCCGGTGACGCCGGCGTGGAGCTGGGAGCCGATCTTGGGCAGGGCGGTGTTGACCACGACGTTGTCGAGCATGGCCATGAACAGCGTGATGCACAGGGTGCCGAGGATCAGGGCCTTGCGACGGGAGGGTACCTCGCCGGTCGATGCCGCCGATGCGGCTGATGTTGCCGGTGCTGCCTGTGCTGCCTCTGCCGACGCTTCCGGCGGAGTCCCGTCGTCCGTCCCGCTGCGGGTTCGTTCCGGGATGGCTGGGTTGACCATGAAGCCCCCTGTTTCGAGGCGCGGGGCAGCCCGAAGCCGGGCGGAGCCACCGCGCGACGGCTGCCTAACGCCGTTAGGTTCCCACTAACAGCGTTAGACTGCAAGTGTGGGTGCCGACAGCCCTGGTCACGGGGCATGGCGGCGGAAGTATGAAGAAGGAGGCCCCGGGTGGTTTCGGCGGACAGCAACACGGGGGCCAACACGGCGGCCAAGCCCCCTGCCATCACCCGCGAAGCCCTCGCCGCGGCGGGTATGGCCGTGCTGCGCCGCGAAGGTCTGGACGCGCTGTCGATGCGCAAGGTGGCCGCCGAGCTGGGCGTTCGCGCAGCCTCGCTGTACTACCACGTCCAGGACAAGGAGCAGCTGCTCGACCTGCTCGCCGACAGCGTGGTCTGGGACGCCCGCAAACTGGCCACCACCGGCAACTGGGAGAACTGCCTGCGCGAAGCGGCGCACGCCTACTACCGCCACCTGCACGCCAACCGCGACGCCGCGCGGCTGATGGCCGGCCGTCGCACGCCGGGCCCGAACCTGCTGTACGTGCTGGACGTCATGATGGGCCGACTGCACGCCGGCGGCTTCTCCGACGCCGACGCCGCCTGGGCCACGCTCACGATGTCGACCTACGTCCAGGGCTTCGTGCTGCAGGAGCAGTCGCCGAAGCCGCCGTTGAAGGAGAAGCGCGCCGGCATCAGCCAGTACCCGAACGTCGCGACACTCATCGACGTGCTCATGGGCGACGACTCGCAGGAGTTGTTCGCCTTCGGGATCGAGCGGATCATCGACGGCCTGCGGACCCGGCTGGCCGCCGAACCCGGAAACCCACCCGAACGGCCCACCCGCCCCGACATCACCCCGCCGTCGGCGTGACGCTAACAGGCATGACGGACAACAAAGCCGACACCAAGGCCGAGAACAAGCACTGGACCGTGACCGATTTCGACGAACACACGATTCATCTGAAGGCGCCGTTCCGCATGCTTTTCAACGACAACATCTCGCTGGCGCGCGCCTCCATCACCACGGTCGAGGCGCGTCAGGGCCACGATGTCATCGTCGTGTCGACCATGGATGGCCGCAGCTACGAGGTGCTGCGCGGGGTGGCTCGGGCGCAGCGGGCGAAGACGAAGGAAGCTTTCGGGTTGTGACGCGGTGAATCGCGATTCGGCGAATCCCGGATTCCGCGTGTGATTCCCCGCGCCCGATGGCGGATCGGGCGCGGGGAATCGCCGCGTGCTCTTGTTCGTCAGCCGTGGTGCACGGTCAGTGCGTAGAAGGCGACCCGCGCGCCCTTCGTCGTGCTGTTCGACGAGGACTGGTTGTAGCTACCGGCCTTGAAGTACATGTTGTACTGGTCGAAGGACGACGGGATCGTGTACTTCGTCGTCTTGCCGTTGACCGTCAGGTTGACGGTGTTCCCGCCGGTGACGGAGATCGTGTAGCTCCACTGCGTGCCGACCGGCACGTTCGCGATCTGGTGCGTGGTCTGGCCGCCGGACGGCGAGTTCTCGGTGCCGAGCACGATGTTGCCGTTGTTGTAGTAGTACAGCTCGACCAGGGGCTTCGTCGACGAGCCGCCGGTGCCGAGGTGGATCTGGCCGACGCAGACGTGGTTGGTCACCGACACCACGCGCAGGGTGGCCTGCAGCTGGTGGGTGCCGGCCAGGTGCCAGTCCGCGACGCTGCCGTCGGCGTTCATCTCGCGCAGCTCCGAGCGCGCGTAGTTGGAGTTCGGCGTGGTGACGCCCTTCTCCGGGGCCCAGAACGTCATCGCACCGTCGTGGGTGTCGGTGTAGAAGTACGAGTCCTGGTAGCCCTTCGCCCCCTGGAGCTGCGAGGACGTGATGGTACGCGGCGAGCCGGGGCTGCCCACGGGCTCCTGGAGCTCCCAGACGGACAGGTTGAAGTTGCCACCCGGCGCGACCGTCGTGCTGAGCTTGCCCTGGACCGCGTGCACGCCGGCGGACGCGGCGCGCGCGGGGGCCGCCTGCGCGGCCGTCGACGACGCGGCGACCACGACGCCGGTGCAGATCACGGTCGCGGCGGCGGTCGCGGCCAGGAGCTTGGGTGATGCGCCTCTCAGCATGAGAGTTCCCTTCGATCGGGGGGCGGGGCGAGGACGGCGGCGATCGGGAGCCATGGGCCGAAAGCCGGTGGTACTGTCCGGACCTTGCGAAGCGCGTGTTCATCGTCCGGTCAGGAAGCCGTTCCGGCAATGGGGCGTCGGTCAAGGCTGAGTAAAGGTTCATAACCATAATCAGGGTCCACATATGTGAACCCCATAAATGGTGTGTGACAACGCAAAAAGGCGCCGCCCTCGCATCAGCGGAGGCGGCGCCGCAGTCCTGCTGCGTCAGATCACGGTGTCAGATCTCTGTGTTGGACCTCTGTGTTGGACCTCTGTGTCACTGGAAGATCTGGAACTCCGAGATCTGCCCGGCCGGCCACCCGGTGTTCGCGGTGAAGTTCAGCCGCACGTACCGGGTGCTGGTCGAGGGGAACGTGATGGTCACGGTGTTCCCCGTCGACGGGTTGAACGTGTAGTTCGCCGAGCCGACGATGGTGGAGAAGGTGCTGTTGTCCGTCGAGCCGAGGACCGACAGCGTCTGGGTGCGCGTGGCCCAGGAGCTGGACGGCGGGAGGTCGAGCACGATCTTGCTGATGCTCTTCGACGCGCCGAGGTCCACCTGGAGCCACTGCGGGAACGCGTTGTCCGTGCTCTCCCAGTAGCTGCTGGTGTTGCCGTCGACGGTGTTGGCCGGCACGTAGTTCTGCGTGGAGCCGCTGGCCGAAGTCGGCTGGTTCAGCGCCAGGTCGGTGCTGCCGGCGGAGACGCCGGTGCCGGTCAGGGCGACCGTCGCCGGGCTGCCGGGGGCGTTGCTGGCGATGCTCAGCGTGCCGGTCCGGGAGCCGGTGGCGGTCGGGGTGAAGGTGACGTTCACCGTGCAGGACGCGCCGGCGGCCAGCGTGCTGCCGCAGGTGCTGGTCTGCCCGAAGTCACCGGAGGTGGTGATCGAGGAGATGGCGGCCGCGCCGGTGCCGGAGTTGCTCACCGTCACCGCCTGGGCGCCGGAGGAGGTGTTGACCGTCTGGTTCCCGAACGACAGGTTCGTGGTGCTGGTCGCGATCGACGGGCCCGTGGTGCCGCCGCCGCTCCCGAGGTAGGCCTGGAAGTCCGAGAGCTGTCCGGCCGGCCAGCCGCTGTTCGCCGTGATGGTGACCCGGACGTACCGGGCCGACGCGGCGGTGAACGGGATGGTCACCGTGTTGTTGTTGGCGTTCGGGTCGAAGGTGTAGGTGTTCGAGCCCACGAGGGTGGAGAAGTTGGTGCCGTCCGTGGAGCCCTGGACCGACAGGGTCTGGGTGCGGGCCCCCCACGCGGTGGACGGCGGGAGCCGCAGGACGACCTTGCCGACGTTCCAGTTCTGGCCGAGGTCGACCTGGGCCCACTGCGGGAAGGCGCCGTTCGCGCTCTCCCAGTAGGTCGAGGGGTCGGCGTCGGTCAGGTTGGCCGGGACGAAGGAGCCGTTGCTGGAGCTGGCCGAGGCCGGCTGGCCGGCGGCCAGGTTCACCGTGCCGTCGACGCCGGTGCCGCTGAGCGCCACGGTCGTCGGGGCGTTGGTGGCGTTGCTGGCCACGGTCAGCGTGCCGGTGCGGGAGCCGCCGGCGGTCGGGCTGAAGCTGACCGTCACCGAGCAGGTGCCGTTGACGGCGATCGAGGAGCAGTTGTTGGTCTGCTTGTAGTCACCGGTGACGGAGACCCCTGAGACGCTCGCCGAGCTGGTGCCGGTGTTGGTGATGGTCACCGTCTGCGGGGCGGCCGAGGCGCCGACCGCGGTGCGGGTGAAGGCCAGGCTGGCCGGGTTGGCGTTGAGCACCGGTCCCGGCGCGATGCCGGTGCCGGACAGCGAGACGGTGTCGGTGACGCCGCCGGCGTTGACCGTCAGCGCGCCGCTGCGGGCGCCGGAAGCGCTCGGCGAGAAGGTGACGTTCACCGTGCAGGACCCGTTGGCCGCGATCGACGAGCCGCAGTTGTTGGTCTGCGCGAAGTCGCCGCCGGCCGCGATCGAGGAGACCGGGGCCGCCGAACCGGTCGGGTTCGACACCGTGACGGTCTGCGCCGAGCTGGTCGTGCCGGTCGCCACCGAGCCGAAGTTCAGCGAACCGGGGCTGGTGGTGACGCTGCTGGCCGGGTACGGCGGGAAGACCGGGGTGGGGTTGTCGCTGTTGCACTGCGTCGGGCTGATCCCGGAGTTGCCTCCGTTGTCGGTGATCGCGAAGGAGTTGCCCTCACAGCTGTAGCTGGGCGCGTTGCCCGCGTTGGCCTGCGCGACGCCGGTGGCGGTGACGTTCTGGAACGTCGCGGCGCCGCCGGTCTGCTCCTGCATCGCGAAGGTACCGGTGCCGGCGATGGTCACGTTGTTCAGCGAGACGCCGCTCACCGTGCCCTCGACCCACTGGACCGCCTCGAACGGGCTCTGCTCGATCAGGGCGTTGCTGACGTTGATCGGCCCGGTGATCGCGCCCTGGCTGCCGTCGAACCACAGCGCGCCGACGCCGAACTGCCAGTTCGGGTCCAGGTCGCCGTCGCGGATCAGGGTGTTGTTGGAGATCGTGGTCAGGCCGACGGGGGTGGACGTGAAGCGCTGCCCGACCTGGATGCCGCCGCCCTGCGAGATGCCGGAGTCGACCACCAGGTTCCCGGTGACGGTGTTGTCGTGGCCGCCGTAGATCGCGATGCCGTTGGCCAGGATCTGGTCGGAGACCGTGTTGTTGGAGATCAGGTCGTTGGCGTCGGCACCGAGGCTGGTGTCCGCCCACTGTGCGATGCCGTCGTCACCGGTGTTGCGGATGTCGCTGTTCGTCACCGTGGAGTTGGTGACGCCGCCGTGGAAGTTGATGCCGTCCGCGGACGTGTCGCGGATGCGCATCCCGCTGAACGACACCTTGTCCATCGGCCCGTCCATCCAGGCGCCGACCTTCATGTGCTCGATCCAGATGTTGCTGATGGTCGAGTCGTTCATCGCGCCGCCGATGCCGTTGACCTGGTCGCAGTCGTTGCGGGTCTGGACATTGCCGAAGATCGCGAAGTTGGACAGGTGCACGTTGCTGCTGGAGCCCTTGTTGCCGCCGACGCCGCAGCTGTCCGGCTCGCCGAGGCCGTAGAAGCCGGGCGCCGCGCCGGTCACCGTGGAGTACCACATGCCGGCTCCGGCCACCGTCACGTTGTTGACCGTGATGTGGCGCGGGATGTTGAACGTCCCCGGCGGGATCCACACGGTGCCGCCGGCTCCGGCGGCGGCGACGGCGGCGTTGAACGCGGCCGTGGAGTCGTTGACGCCGGTGGCGTCGGCACCCTCGCTGGTCACCGAGACCGAGCCGGCCGGCTGGGTCAGCGCCGGGCCCACGTTCTCGAAGTCGGCGAGGTTGATCGTGTACGACGAGGCGGTGTCACCGGAGTCGACCTGCAGCTTGAAGGTCGTGCCGGCCTGGTAGGTGGTGCTGAAGAGCTGGTGCACCTCGTCGTAGAAGTGGTGCGGGGTGCTGCCCGGGGTGTTGCTGCCCGGATAGCCGCCGTAGTACCAGCTGTAGGCGTTGGTCAACGTCAGGTTCTGCTGCTTGTTCCCGTTGACGTACAGGGACAGCGGCGCGGTGTAGACCGACCCGTCGGAACTGTCCGGGATGCTGTACCGGATGTCGATCGAGTTCGTCGCGACCGGCGTGGTGAACGTGATGCTCTGCCCCGAGCCGTTGCCGGCCAGGGTGACGGCCTGGCGGTAGGACGCCTCGTCGGCCAGTTGGCCCTGACTGACGCTGGGGCCTATCAGGGTTCCGGTGGTCGCGGTGGCCTTGGCGGCCTCGACCTCCACGTAAGGCAGGGAAGCCCCCGAACCACCGGTCGCGCCGGCCGCGGCCGCGGGCGAGGCGGCGAGAGCGACCATGGTGCCGGCCGTGGCCAGAACCGCCCCGAGGGCGGCGGC encodes:
- a CDS encoding TetR/AcrR family transcriptional regulator C-terminal domain-containing protein yields the protein MVSADSNTGANTAAKPPAITREALAAAGMAVLRREGLDALSMRKVAAELGVRAASLYYHVQDKEQLLDLLADSVVWDARKLATTGNWENCLREAAHAYYRHLHANRDAARLMAGRRTPGPNLLYVLDVMMGRLHAGGFSDADAAWATLTMSTYVQGFVLQEQSPKPPLKEKRAGISQYPNVATLIDVLMGDDSQELFAFGIERIIDGLRTRLAAEPGNPPERPTRPDITPPSA
- a CDS encoding choice-of-anchor D domain-containing protein → MSRSARAGISGARSRSPRRTLAAALGAVLATAGTMVALAASPAAAAGATGGSGASLPYVEVEAAKATATTGTLIGPSVSQGQLADEASYRQAVTLAGNGSGQSITFTTPVATNSIDIRYSIPDSSDGSVYTAPLSLYVNGNKQQNLTLTNAYSWYYGGYPGSNTPGSTPHHFYDEVHQLFSTTYQAGTTFKLQVDSGDTASSYTINLADFENVGPALTQPAGSVSVTSEGADATGVNDSTAAFNAAVAAAGAGGTVWIPPGTFNIPRHITVNNVTVAGAGMWYSTVTGAAPGFYGLGEPDSCGVGGNKGSSSNVHLSNFAIFGNVQTRNDCDQVNGIGGAMNDSTISNIWIEHMKVGAWMDGPMDKVSFSGMRIRDTSADGINFHGGVTNSTVTNSDIRNTGDDGIAQWADTSLGADANDLISNNTVSDQILANGIAIYGGHDNTVTGNLVVDSGISQGGGIQVGQRFTSTPVGLTTISNNTLIRDGDLDPNWQFGVGALWFDGSQGAITGPINVSNALIEQSPFEAVQWVEGTVSGVSLNNVTIAGTGTFAMQEQTGGAATFQNVTATGVAQANAGNAPSYSCEGNSFAITDNGGNSGISPTQCNSDNPTPVFPPYPASSVTTSPGSLNFGSVATGTTSSAQTVTVSNPTGSAAPVSSIAAGGDFAQTNNCGSSIAANGSCTVNVTFSPSASGARSGALTVNAGGVTDTVSLSGTGIAPGPVLNANPASLAFTRTAVGASAAPQTVTITNTGTSSASVSGVSVTGDYKQTNNCSSIAVNGTCSVTVSFSPTAGGSRTGTLTVASNATNAPTTVALSGTGVDGTVNLAAGQPASASSSNGSFVPANLTDADPSTYWESANGAFPQWAQVDLGQNWNVGKVVLRLPPSTAWGARTQTLSVQGSTDGTNFSTLVGSNTYTFDPNANNNTVTIPFTAASARYVRVTITANSGWPAGQLSDFQAYLGSGGGTTGPSIATSTTNLSFGNQTVNTSSGAQAVTVSNSGTGAAAISSITTSGDFGQTSTCGSTLAAGASCTVNVTFTPTATGSRTGTLSIASNAPGSPATVALTGTGVSAGSTDLALNQPTSASGSTQNYVPANTVDGNTSSYWESTDNAFPQWLQVDLGASKSISKIVLDLPPSSSWATRTQTLSVLGSTDNSTFSTIVGSANYTFNPSTGNTVTITFPSTSTRYVRLNFTANTGWPAGQISEFQIFQ
- a CDS encoding polysaccharide lyase family 7 protein encodes the protein MLRGASPKLLAATAAATVICTGVVVAASSTAAQAAPARAASAGVHAVQGKLSTTVAPGGNFNLSVWELQEPVGSPGSPRTITSSQLQGAKGYQDSYFYTDTHDGAMTFWAPEKGVTTPNSNYARSELREMNADGSVADWHLAGTHQLQATLRVVSVTNHVCVGQIHLGTGGSSTKPLVELYYYNNGNIVLGTENSPSGGQTTHQIANVPVGTQWSYTISVTGGNTVNLTVNGKTTKYTIPSSFDQYNMYFKAGSYNQSSSNSTTKGARVAFYALTVHHG